The proteins below come from a single Perca flavescens isolate YP-PL-M2 chromosome 8, PFLA_1.0, whole genome shotgun sequence genomic window:
- the cdkn1bb gene encoding cyclin dependent kinase inhibitor 1Bb → MSDVRLSNGSPTLERTDSRVSDHPKPSACRSLFGSVDHEELKRDLKGHLREMEEAASAKWGFDFANHTPLANGRLKWELVDCRDVPDFYNKQPRREKRVFSAGNNNVDLNGNHNCVVVAPSEDTDRSDAQMECTEQCTGLRKRPARHEPSAQNKRSHTSSDEVTCPSLGHSTEHTPRKTSPKRQT, encoded by the exons ATGTCAGATGTTCGACTATCAAACGGGAGCCCGACTTTGGAGCGGACGGACTCCCGGGTGTCGGATCACCCAAAACCGTCAGCTTGCAGAAGCCTCTTCGGCTCGGTGGATCACGAAGAGTTAAAGAGGGATTTAAAGGGACATTTGCGGGAGATGGAGGAGGCTGCCTCCGCCAAGTGGGGCTTCGACTTCGCCAATCACACGCCGCTGGCCAACGGCAGGCTCAAGTGGGAATTAGTGGATTGTAGAGACGTCCCGGATTTCTACAACAAGCAACCGCGGAGGGAGAAGAGAGTCTTCTCTGCTGGGAATAACAATGTGGATCTAAATGGGAATCATAACTGTGTTGTGGTGGCTCCGAGCGAAGACACCGACAGGTCTGACGCGCAGATGGAGTGCACGGAACAGTGCACCGGGCTGAGGAAAAGACCTGCACGTCACG AGCCCTCGGCCCAAAATAAGAGGTCACACACCAGCTCAGATGAGGTTACTTGTCCAAGCCTGGGCCACTCTACAGAACACACACCCAGAAAGACCAGTCCCAAGAGGCAAACGTGA
- the yars2 gene encoding tyrosine--tRNA ligase, mitochondrial, which yields MAASMARTCRYLSRHGSCILPRRTNVCFTLRSKFHCSSPAHNGLLFSLNKRGILKDSFPEDAAQDRLPRLLKSGAQTVYCGFDPTADSLHVGNLLAIIGLLHFRSAGHHVLAVLGGATAQIGDPSGKTSERERLSADAVEANTRSIRESIHRIFTNHELHFQDSSRKMGTVTVLNNLSWYKDWGVVGFLSEAGRHFRMGTMLSRHSVQSRLKGADGMSLTEFTYQVFQAYDFHHLNQIYGCKIQLGGTDQLGNVMSGHEYIHKVSGEEVYGLTIPLVTSSVGDKLGKTAGNAVWLNRDKTSPFELYQFFLRQPDASVEGHLKLFTFLPLAEVERLMEQQRADPGKRLAHKRLAAEVTKLVHGKEGLESAKRCTNALYHSSVQALEEMSDEELQELFREAPFHELLLEPGTTVIDACRRVSAIPEGPRGYQMVLEGAVWINHRRTDNPEQVLIPKLHILSNGLTLFRVGKRNFYIIKWLSL from the exons ATGGCTGCGTCCATGGCGAGGACCTGCCGTTATTTATCGCGGCATGGGTCCTGTATTCTGCCTAGGCGAACAAACGTGTGTTTCACACTCAGGTCTAAATTCcactgttcttcacctgcacataACGGGCTTCTGTTTTCTCTAAATAAACGCGGTATTCTGAAGGACTCTTTCCCAGAAGACGCAGCGCAGGACCGGCTCCCTCGGTTGCTCAAGTCCGGCGCCCAGACTGTATACTGCGGCTTCGACCCTACGGCCGACAGCCTCCACGTGGGCAACTTGCTCGCTATCATCGGTCTGCTGCACTTCCGAAGCGCCGGGCACCATGTCCTCGCTGTGCTCGGAGGGGCCACGGCACAAATCGGAGACCCGAGCGGGAAAACGAGCGAGAGGGAGCGGTTGTCCGCGGACGCTGTCGAGGCGAACACACGCAGCATCCGGGAGAGCATTCACAGGATTTTCACCAACCACGAACTGCACTTTCAGGACAGTTCTAGGAAGATGGGTACCGTGACTGTACTGAACAACCTGAGCTGGTACAAGGACTGGGGCGTGGTGGGCTTTCTGTCGGAGGCGGGAAGGCACTTCAGGATGGGCACCATGCTCAGCCGCCACAGCGTGCAGTCCAGGCTGAAGGGCGCAGACGGAATGAGCCTGACAGAGTTCACCTACCAGGTGTTCCAAGCTTACGACTTCCACCACCTGAACCAAATATACGGCTGCAAGATTCAGCTCGGGGGCACCGACCAGCTGGGAAATGTGATGTCCGGTCATGAGTACATTCACAA AGTGAGCGGTGAGGAGGTGTATGGCCTCACCATCCCGTTGGTGACCAGCTCTGTGGGGGACAAGCTGGGGAAGACGGCCGGCAATGCAGTGTGGCTCAACAGAGACAAGACGTCTCCCTTTGAACTCTACCAGTTCTTTCTCAGGCAGCCTGACGCCAGCGTGGAAGG GCACCTGAAGCTGTTCACCTTCCTGCCTCTGGCGGAGGTGGAGAGGCTGATGGAGCAGCAGAGAGCGGATCCAGGGAAACGCCTCGCACATAAACGGCTGGCCGCAGAGGTGACCAAACTGGTGCATGGGAAGGAGGGCCTCGAGAGTGCTAAAAG ATGTACCAACGCACTGTATCACAGCAGCGTGCAGGCCTTGGAGGAAATGAGTGACGAGGAGCTTCAGGAGCTCTTCAGGGAGGCTCCCTTCCATGAGCTGCTGTTGGAGCCGGGTACCACTGTGATAGACGCCTGTCGCAGGGTCAGCGCCATCCCCGAGGGACCCAGAGG GTATCAAATGGTTTTGGAGGGAGCCGTATGGATCAACCACAGGCGGACTGACAATCCAGAGCAGGTGCTGATCCCCAAACTCCATATCCTATCGAATGGACTTACCTTGTTCAGAGTGGGCAAAAGGAACTTTTACATCATCAAGTGGCTCAGTCTCTGA